A window from Pangasianodon hypophthalmus isolate fPanHyp1 chromosome 16, fPanHyp1.pri, whole genome shotgun sequence encodes these proteins:
- the tfip11 gene encoding tuftelin-interacting protein 11 produces MSMSHLYGRRGDEEEEDGVEIEKFEVTEWDLANEFNPDRRRHRQTKEEATYGIWAEHDSDDERPSFGGKRSKDYTAPVNFISAGLRKTAAEEKREQHGSDDSDEDEEAPPPPRTTAPRKLQTGGNFKTSQKTFAGNIRPGQDIGGWEKHTRGIGQKLLQKMGYIPGKGLGKNAQGIVNPIEAKVRKGKGAVGAYGNERTQQSIQDFPVVDSEEEEEKEFQRELGQWRKEPGAGKKKPKYSFKTVEELKAHGKLSNKSMSQPAGELAQVKVIDMTGREQKVYYSYSQMSQKHSIPEEAPMSASAREQKSSCFALPELEHNLKLLIELNEQDILQSSRRLQHERDTVVSLRHESTALQARLSEESAAVERLEQVMELVERLETAGEGGGPPLSLEECVQAFQQMQTHFYHEYKSLGLADLAVSVVHPLLNEKLRNWDPLKDCSFGLEEVGQWRAILEGTQLQHSTPDSNHMDPYHRLIWEVWVPVLRNCVAQWQPRNVGPMVDLVDCWAPVLPLWILDYVLEQLIFPRLQKEVDNWNPLTDTVPIHSWIHPWLPQMQMRLEPLYPPIRNKLANALQRWHPSDASARLILQPWKDVFTPGAWEAFMVKNIVPKLALCLGELVVNPHQQLIDPFNWVMDWEGMLSLSSMVGLLEKHFFNKWLQVLCSWLSNNPNYEEITKWYLGWKGMLSEQLLSHPVIKEKLNEALDIMNRAVASGLGGYMQPGAKENIAYLTQTERRKDFQYEPPAPPQREVESSVPRLPVTGPVSASIPTNFKDLIQAKAEENGIVFMPIVGKRHMGKQLYTFGRIIIYVERGVVFVQGKKTWVPTSLQSLIDMAK; encoded by the exons ATGTCTATGTCCCATCTGTATGGGCGTAGGGgagacgaggaggaggaggatggagtCGAAATTGAGAAGTTTGAGGTTACAGAATGGGACCTGGCCAACGAGTTTAATCCAGACAGACGTCGTCACAGGCAGACCAAAGAGGAGGCTACATATGGTATATGGGCTGAACATGATTCAGATGATGAGAGACCGAGCTTTGGAGGCAAGAG ATCAAAAGACTACACAGCCCCTGTGAACTTTATAAGTGCTGGTCTGAGGAAGACTGCAGCTGAGGAGAAAAGGGAGCAGCATGGCTCAGATGACTCAGACGAGGATGAAGAAGCACCTCCTCCACCCCGTACTACTGCACCTAGAAAGCTGCAAACG GGTGGGAATTTTAAAACTTCCCAGAAGACATTTGCAGGCAATATCCGTCCAGGGCAGGACATTGGTGGCTGGGAGAAACACACGCGAGGCATTGGCCAGAAGCTCCTACAGAAGATGGGCTACATCCCGGGCAAAGGCCTTGGAAAAAATGCACAGG GTATTGTAAACCCAATTGAGGCTAAAGTACGTAAGGGAAAAGGAGCAGTGGGGGCTTATGGGAATGAGAGGACTCAGCAGTCAATTCAGGACTTTCCAGTGGTAGACtcggaggaggaagaggagaag GAGTTTCAGAGAGAGTTGGGGCAATGGCGGAAAGAGCCTGGAGCAGGAAAGAAAAAGCCTAAATACTCCTTCAAAACTGTGGAGGAACTGAAAGCTCATGGAAAACTTTCCAACAAGAGCATGAGCCAACCAGCTGGAGAACTTGCCCAAGTCAAG GTGATAGATATGACAGGCCGGGAGCAGAAGGTCTACTACAGCTACAGTCAGATGAGCCAAAAGCACAGCATTCCTGAGGAGGCTCCTATGAGTGCAAGTGCACGAGAGCAGAAGAGCTCGTGTTTTGCTCTGCCTGAACTCGAACATAACCTCAAACTGCTCATCGAGCTCAATGAGCAAGATATTTTACAG AGCTCTCGGCGTTTGCAGCATGAGAGGGATACGGTGGTGTCTCTGAGGCATGAGAGCACGGCCCTGCAGGCACGGTTAAGTGAGGAGAGTGCGGCAGTGGAGCGACTAGAGCAGGTGATGGAGCTGGTGGAGCGGCTGGAGACAGCTGGGGAAGGAGGTGGCCCTCCACTCTCGCTCGAAGAGTGTGTCCAGGCCTTCCAGCAGATGCAGACGCACTTCTACCATGAGTACAAGAGCTTGGGGCTCGCCGATCTCGCTGTGTCTGTGGTGCATCCACTACTGAATGAGAAACTCAGAAACTGGGACCCGCTGAAG GACTGTTCATTTGGTTTAGAGGAGGTAGGTCAGTGGAGGGCCATTCTAGAGGGTACACAACTTCAACATAGTACACCTGACTCCAACCACATGGACCCCTACCACAG GTTGATATGGGAGGTGTGGGTTCCAGTGCTAAGGAACTGCGTGGCACAGTGGCAACCCAGAAATGTTGGTCCTATGGTGGACCTTGTGGACTGCTGGGCCCCTGTGCTACCTCTCTGGATCCTCGACTATGTGCTGGAGCAGCTCATCTTCCCACGGCTACAGAAAGAG GTGGATAACTGGAACCCGCTGACAGACACGGTGCCCATCCACTCATGGATCCACCCATGGTTGCCTCAGATGCAGATGCGGCTAGAGCCACTGTACCCACCTATACGCAACAAGCTGGCAAATGCCCTACAGCGCTGGCACCCAAGTGATGCTTCAGCCCGACTCATCCTGCAGCCTTGGAAAGACGTTTTCACCCCCGGAGCCTGGGAGGCCTTCATGGTCAAAAACATTGTCCCTAAGctag CTCTGTGTCTAGGGGAGCTGGTGGTGAACCCACATCAGCAGCTGATCGACCCATTCAACTGGGTGATGGACTGGGAGGGCATGTTGTCTCTCTCCAGTATGGTGGGATTACTTGAAAAGCACTTTTTTAACAAATGGCTACAG GTGTTGTGCTCTTGGCTGAGTAACAATCCTAACTATGAGGAGATCACTAAGTGGTATCTGGGTTGGAAGGGAATGCTGTCAGAGCAACTGCTCAGTCACCCTGTCATTAAAGAGAAGCTGAATGAGGCCCTGGACATAATGAACAGAGCTGTAGCCTCTGGACTAG GTGGCTACATGCAGCCTGGAGCAAAGGAGAACATTGCGTATCTGACCCagacagagaggaggaaagATTTCCAGTATGAGCCACCAGCACCACCGCAGCGTGAGGTAGAGAGCAGCGTTCCACGCCTGCCTGTCACTGGCCCTGTCTCAGCCTCCATACCCACCAACTTCAAAGACCTGATCCAGGCCAAAGCAGAGGAGAATGGCATTGTCTTCATGCCTATAGTGGGCAAGAGGCACATGGGCAAGCAACTTTACACGTTTGGCAGGATCATTATCTATGTGGAGAGGGGTGTTGTGTTTGTCCAGGGAAAAAAGACCTGGGTCCCTACATCACTACAGAGTCTCATTGATATGGCCAAATAA
- the naca gene encoding nascent polypeptide-associated complex subunit alpha isoform X1, which yields MPGEATETVPVTEQEMQQPQVETAAAASVPAVSQPKTKGAKAGSSPHSSAPKPVPVGRRKRSSLSASSSSPTSPKSASGPRATPPCSPLASPTARSPGAGKPETVVPKVVKAGKQAKPKKADFKIAEPQQATLPSATPSEAKTAHESSPTSNKVANIPVEGVATASVCPKAAGVAPVEAKLVEGAGPAADSLQCTTDSPVKAKQEKGAAAAPVKAEAPALASDKDVPAPVEAKPEKVEATTSASVEVKPTKGAGPTVASPKGTIAAPGKVNQVKGAAKVVPAPVEAKPVKGEVVAPAAIPVDVMLVKGPAPASAKDVAPAPVKTKLLKDEAAAPTPVDVLQVKSVAPAPATSNVAVPAPVGAKPLEGEAPTPVSPKTTVAPEAFKVVSKSAAHAPKSYSEVVACSPPKVPEIPKVVHETPVAPKVPEVPKAPAVVTETPKSAEVPKAAPESPKAQPVPALSPVQKAKSAPATASKVKAEAPKKKPSVAPSTVLAATPESSISPLEEEDDLPPLIPPEKPATMPVFQPQPVVEASPKVDPVVKAVVPPAGPKATVTPAKSQPDPTPVKAPSKPEPVIKNDKGSGTESDSDESVPELEEQDSAQTQTQQAQLAAAAEIDEEPVSKAKQSRSEKKARKAMSKLGLRQVTGVTRVTIRKSKNILFVITKPDVYKSPASDTYIVFGEAKIEDLSQQAQLAAAEKFKVQGEAASNIQESTQTPTVHEESEEEEVDETGVEVKDIELVMSQANVSRAKAVRALKNNNNDIVNAIMELTM from the exons ATGCCAGGTGAAGCCACAGAAACTGTCCCAGTGACGGAGCAGGAAATGCAGCAGCCCCAAGTGGAGACGG ctgctgctgcttcagTTCCTGCTGTCTCTCAGCCAAAGACTAAAGGGGCTAAGGCTGGCTCATCTCCACACTCTTCTGCCCCCAAGCCTGTTCCTGTGGGCCGCCGGAAGCGCTCCTCGCTTTCcgcttcttcctcttctcccaCTTCACCCAAATCAGCCTCTGGCCCTCGAGCCACCCCACCTTGTTCTCCACTAGCATCTCCTACAGCTCGCTCCCCAGGTGCAGGGAAACCTGAGACAGTTGTTCCCAAGGTTGTGAAGGCTGGTAAACAAGCAAAACCCAAGAaagcagattttaaaattgCTGAACCTCAGCAGGCAACCCTACCTTCTGCTACACCCTCAGAGGCTAAAACAGCACATGAGTCTTCCCCAACCTCTAACAAGGTGGCTAATATACCAGTGGAGGGTGTAGCTACTGCCTCTGTATGTCCTAAAGCTGCTGGTGTAGCTCCAGTGGAGGCAAAACTAGTAGAAGGTGCAGGCCCTGCAGCTGACTCTCTTCAATGTACCACTGATTCTCCAGTGAAGGCAAAACAGGAGAAGGGTGCAGCAGCTGCTCCAGTGAAAGCTGAAGCACCTGCACTCGCTTCTGATAAAGATGTCCCAGCTCCAGTGGAAGCAAAACCAGAGAAAGTTGAAGCAACTACCTCAGCTTCAGTGGAGGTAAAACCAACAAAAGGTGCAGGCCCTACTGTAGCTTCTCCTAAAGGTACTATTGCTGCTCCAGGAAAGGTAAACCAGGTGAAAGGTGCTGCAAAAGTTGTCCCAGCTCCAGTGGAGGCAAAACCAGTGAAGGGTGAAGTAGTTGCCCCAGCCGCAATTCCAGTTGATGTGATGCTGGTGAAGGGTCCTGCACCAGCCTCAGCTAAAGATGTTGCCCCAGCTCCAGTGAAGACAAAACTACTGAAGGACGAAGCTGCTGCCCCAACTCCAGTTGATGTGCTGCAGGTGAAAAGTGTTGCACCTGCACCAGCCACTTCTAATGTTGCTGTCCCTGCCCCAGTGGGTGCAAAACCATTAGAGGGTGAAGCACCTACTCCAGTATCTCCTAAAACTACTGTAGCTCCTGAGGCTTTTAAAGTAGTTTCCAAGTCAGCTGCCCACGCACCCAAATCATATTCTGAGGTTGTGGCATGTAGCCCACCCAAAGTACCAGAAATCCCGAAGGTTGTTCATGAGACCCCAGTAGCACCTAAGGTGCCAGAAGTCCCAAAGGCTCCTGCAGTTGTTACAGAAACCCCGAAGAGTGCTGAAGTACCCAAAGCTGCTCCTGAATCTCCAAAGGCTCAGCCTGTACCTGCCTTATCTCCAGTGCAAAAAGCAAAGTCAGCTCCAGCTACTGCTTCTAAAGTAAAGGCAGAGGCCCCCAAAAAGAAGCCAAGCGTTGCTCCCTCTACTGTTCTGGCAGCAACTCCTGAGTCTTCCATTTCACctctggaggaggaggacgacCTCCCTCCACTTATTCCACCTGAGAAGCCTGCCACAATGCCTGTTTTCCAACCCCAACCTGTGGTCGAGGCTTCACCTAAAGTAGACCCTGTAGTTAAAGCTGTTGTGCCGCCAGCTGGTCCCAAAGCCACTGTTACACCTGCTAAATCTCAGCCTGACCCTACACCAGTAAAAGCCCCATCCAAACCGGAACCAGTAATCAAGAATGACAAGg GGTCCGGCACTGAATCAGACAGTGATGAATCTGTTCCTGAACTGGAGGAGCAGGATTCTGCACAGACACAGACGCAGCAGGCGCAG CTTGCAGCTGCTGCCGAAATTGACGAGGAGCCTGTCAGTAAAGCCAAACAAAGCAGAAGcgaaaagaaagcaagaaag GCAATGTCCAAACTGGGTCTCAGACAAGTGACGGGAGTTACCAGGGTAACCATTCGCAAGTCTAAGAATATTCTGTTTGTCATCACCAAACCAGACGTCTACAAAAGTCCCGCTTCAGACACTTATATTGTCTTCGGAGAGGCTAAG ATCGAGGACTTGTCCCAGCAAGCTCAGCTGGCTGCTGCAGAGAAGTTCAAGGTCCAGGGAGAAGCAGCATCAAACATACAAGAAAGCACACAGACGCCTACAGTACACGAGGAAAGCGAAGAGGAAGAG gttGATGAGACCGGAGTAGAGGTTAAGGACATTGAGCTGGTCATGTCTCAAGCCAACGTATCACGGGCAAAGGCTGTTCGCGCACTGAAGAATAACAACAACGACATTGTCAATGCCATTATG GAACTGACGATGTAG
- the naca gene encoding nascent polypeptide-associated complex subunit alpha isoform X2, which produces MPGEATETVPVTEQEMQQPQVETGSGTESDSDESVPELEEQDSAQTQTQQAQLAAAAEIDEEPVSKAKQSRSEKKARKAMSKLGLRQVTGVTRVTIRKSKNILFVITKPDVYKSPASDTYIVFGEAKIEDLSQQAQLAAAEKFKVQGEAASNIQESTQTPTVHEESEEEEVDETGVEVKDIELVMSQANVSRAKAVRALKNNNNDIVNAIMELTM; this is translated from the exons ATGCCAGGTGAAGCCACAGAAACTGTCCCAGTGACGGAGCAGGAAATGCAGCAGCCCCAAGTGGAGACGG GGTCCGGCACTGAATCAGACAGTGATGAATCTGTTCCTGAACTGGAGGAGCAGGATTCTGCACAGACACAGACGCAGCAGGCGCAG CTTGCAGCTGCTGCCGAAATTGACGAGGAGCCTGTCAGTAAAGCCAAACAAAGCAGAAGcgaaaagaaagcaagaaag GCAATGTCCAAACTGGGTCTCAGACAAGTGACGGGAGTTACCAGGGTAACCATTCGCAAGTCTAAGAATATTCTGTTTGTCATCACCAAACCAGACGTCTACAAAAGTCCCGCTTCAGACACTTATATTGTCTTCGGAGAGGCTAAG ATCGAGGACTTGTCCCAGCAAGCTCAGCTGGCTGCTGCAGAGAAGTTCAAGGTCCAGGGAGAAGCAGCATCAAACATACAAGAAAGCACACAGACGCCTACAGTACACGAGGAAAGCGAAGAGGAAGAG gttGATGAGACCGGAGTAGAGGTTAAGGACATTGAGCTGGTCATGTCTCAAGCCAACGTATCACGGGCAAAGGCTGTTCGCGCACTGAAGAATAACAACAACGACATTGTCAATGCCATTATG GAACTGACGATGTAG